A region from the Geobacter benzoatilyticus genome encodes:
- a CDS encoding NAD+ synthase — translation MGSVNVKLLRRILVGFIREEVTKVGVHKVVLGLSGGIDSALVAYLAAEALGPENVHACVMPYKTSNPESEAHARLAAQDLGIHFQVIEITPMIDAYFSLFPEADGMRRGNKMARERMTILYDHSAALSALVLGTSNKTELLLGYGTLYGDMASALNPIGDIYKTQVWQLSEEMGVPREIIEKQPSADLWAGQTDEQELGFTYKEVDKLLYSMVDLRMTREELIKNGFDSAFIDTVSARIQNSHFKRRLPVIAKVSNRTIDRDFRYSRDWGK, via the coding sequence ATGGGGAGCGTTAACGTAAAGCTTCTGCGCCGGATTCTTGTCGGATTCATTCGGGAGGAAGTTACTAAGGTTGGGGTGCACAAGGTTGTGCTGGGGCTGTCCGGAGGGATAGACTCCGCCCTTGTTGCGTACCTTGCGGCGGAGGCTCTGGGGCCTGAAAATGTTCATGCCTGTGTGATGCCGTACAAAACCAGCAATCCGGAAAGTGAAGCCCACGCAAGACTTGCCGCGCAAGACCTCGGAATTCACTTTCAAGTCATAGAGATCACGCCGATGATTGATGCCTACTTCTCTCTATTCCCTGAGGCCGACGGCATGCGTCGCGGCAACAAGATGGCCCGGGAGCGGATGACAATTCTTTATGACCATTCGGCAGCCCTGTCAGCATTGGTTCTCGGTACAAGCAATAAGACGGAACTCCTTCTCGGCTACGGCACACTGTACGGAGACATGGCAAGTGCCCTCAATCCCATTGGTGATATCTACAAAACCCAGGTCTGGCAGCTTTCCGAAGAGATGGGCGTTCCTCGGGAGATCATAGAGAAGCAACCTTCCGCCGATCTCTGGGCCGGGCAGACCGATGAGCAGGAACTTGGTTTTACCTATAAAGAAGTGGATAAGCTCCTTTATTCTATGGTCGATTTGAGGATGACCCGCGAAGAGTTGATAAAGAACGGTTTTGATTCGGCCTTTATCGACACTGTTTCAGCCCGGATACAGAACTCCCATTTCAAGCGTCGTCTGCCGGTAATAGCCAAGGTTTCAAACCGGACCATTGATCGGGATTTCCGCTATTCGCGCGACTGGGGTAAATGA
- the rimM gene encoding ribosome maturation factor RimM (Essential for efficient processing of 16S rRNA), translating into MISSTDFVLLGKVVATHGIRGQLTIVPFSGEFDTILSLKEIALKGPENRTETFAVERATVHRNRVLLTLKGFTNINEVLHLVGRELLVQRDQFPPLDEGEFYWCDLMGLSVTTTDGESLGRIAEIMATGSNDVYVVRGGEKEYLIPALEDIVVNVDLTQGTMTVSPPEGLLDL; encoded by the coding sequence ATGATAAGTAGCACCGATTTCGTGTTGCTCGGCAAAGTAGTCGCAACACACGGCATAAGGGGGCAGTTGACGATCGTCCCCTTTTCCGGTGAATTTGATACGATACTTTCCTTAAAGGAAATCGCGCTTAAGGGACCGGAAAACCGCACGGAGACGTTTGCGGTTGAACGTGCGACGGTGCACCGAAACCGGGTTCTTCTTACGCTGAAGGGCTTTACGAATATTAACGAAGTCCTCCATCTGGTGGGGCGCGAGCTCCTGGTGCAAAGGGATCAGTTTCCTCCCCTTGACGAAGGAGAGTTCTACTGGTGTGACCTTATGGGGCTTTCGGTGACTACCACTGATGGTGAGTCCCTTGGCCGCATAGCGGAGATCATGGCCACTGGAAGCAACGACGTTTATGTCGTCAGAGGTGGGGAGAAGGAATACCTGATCCCTGCCCTTGAGGATATAGTTGTCAACGTGGATTTGACCCAGGGAACCATGACCGTAAGCCCCCCAGAGGGGTTGCTTGATCTATGA
- a CDS encoding RNA methyltransferase encodes MREALPVNSNVSVALIHYPVYDKNRQVVSTAVTNLDIHDIARSARTFGVSRYYVVTPVQGQQELAKRIVRHWQEGWGATYNPKRKAALDLIEITASLDDAIADIQRRSGRMPRLVTTGAGQHPRSARFADLRVLMTDREQPYLLLFGTGWGLVEEVFDRADMVLEPIRGVGDYNHLSVRSAAAIIMDRLFGAS; translated from the coding sequence GTGAGAGAGGCGCTTCCGGTCAACTCAAACGTTAGCGTCGCGCTCATTCATTACCCGGTTTACGACAAGAACCGGCAGGTTGTCTCTACCGCGGTAACGAATCTCGACATCCACGACATTGCCCGGTCCGCCAGGACTTTTGGTGTGTCGCGCTATTATGTTGTGACCCCTGTTCAGGGGCAGCAGGAACTTGCTAAAAGAATTGTGCGGCACTGGCAGGAGGGATGGGGAGCCACATACAATCCCAAGCGCAAGGCTGCCCTTGATCTGATAGAAATTACCGCATCTCTTGACGATGCAATTGCGGATATTCAAAGGCGTTCCGGCCGGATGCCGCGGCTTGTTACCACTGGTGCCGGCCAGCATCCACGAAGCGCGCGATTTGCAGACTTGCGGGTACTCATGACTGATCGTGAGCAACCGTACCTGCTTCTCTTCGGTACCGGATGGGGGCTTGTTGAAGAGGTCTTCGACAGGGCTGATATGGTTCTCGAGCCGATCCGGGGGGTAGGAGATTACAATCATCTTTCCGTAAGATCAGCTGCGGCAATCATTATGGACAGGCTGTTCGGGGCGTCCTGA
- the rsmI gene encoding 16S rRNA (cytidine(1402)-2'-O)-methyltransferase → MTITGTLYIVATPIGNLEDITFRAVRILKEVDLIAAEDTRHTRKLLTHFGISKPLTSYFDHNKHIKGEAILARLLGGSSVALVSDAGTPCIADPGYQLVRDAISRTIPVVPVPGASAAVAALSAAGLPTDSFTFIGFLPNRQAKRREQLCSLKTEERVLIFYEAPNRLMATLDDIKEVMGERDLVVARELTKIHEEFARGATSDVIGCFSGRQVKGEVVILVAPSKEDESQKRATESLAEVLKQYLYSEGLSVKDAVKRASAEMGCNRTEAYAEALRIKNAINEAG, encoded by the coding sequence ATGACAATTACCGGCACACTTTATATTGTAGCGACACCCATCGGCAACCTTGAGGATATAACGTTTCGGGCAGTTCGTATCCTTAAAGAGGTTGATCTCATTGCCGCCGAGGATACGCGGCATACCCGCAAACTGCTTACGCATTTCGGTATCAGTAAGCCTCTTACCTCGTATTTCGACCATAATAAGCACATCAAAGGTGAAGCAATACTTGCCAGGCTCCTGGGCGGATCGTCTGTCGCTCTTGTGTCGGATGCCGGCACGCCCTGTATTGCCGATCCGGGATACCAATTGGTGAGGGATGCAATATCGAGAACCATTCCTGTGGTGCCGGTGCCGGGGGCATCGGCAGCGGTGGCGGCCCTGTCGGCTGCGGGGCTCCCGACGGATTCCTTCACATTCATAGGTTTTCTGCCTAACCGGCAAGCAAAACGGCGTGAACAGCTGTGCTCCCTCAAGACTGAGGAGCGGGTGCTCATATTCTATGAAGCGCCGAACCGCCTCATGGCAACCTTGGACGACATAAAGGAAGTTATGGGGGAACGCGACCTGGTTGTGGCCAGGGAATTGACAAAAATCCATGAAGAATTCGCCCGCGGGGCTACCTCCGACGTCATTGGCTGTTTTTCCGGGCGGCAGGTAAAGGGTGAAGTTGTCATTCTCGTTGCACCATCAAAAGAAGATGAGTCCCAAAAGAGGGCAACGGAATCCCTTGCAGAAGTCCTCAAGCAGTATCTTTATTCTGAGGGGCTTTCAGTAAAAGATGCCGTCAAAAGAGCAAGCGCTGAGATGGGGTGTAACCGTACTGAAGCATATGCCGAAGCTTTGAGGATTAAGAATGCAATCAATGAGGCTGGATAG
- a CDS encoding nitrilase-related carbon-nitrogen hydrolase, whose amino-acid sequence MDFTVALAQIKPKLGCLAENLIIVESAIDRAIAEHADMIVFPELAITGYFLRDLVPDVALTLNAPEILRLKELSRHIAIAVGFVEVSDDYRFFNSAIYLDGGEIRHIHRKVYLPTYGLFDEQRYLARGERFRAFDTRFGRIGMLICEDMWHLSAPYILAMDGATTILCLSSSPGRGISGDESLGSTVAWQKLTSTTAMFLNSRVFYCNRVGFEDGVNFWGGSEVVAPSGTVTKRARLFDEDLIFAPVDGGELRRERIFSPMMRDESFPITMKELQRIEKERDC is encoded by the coding sequence GTGGATTTTACCGTTGCTCTGGCACAGATAAAACCAAAACTCGGCTGCCTTGCCGAGAACCTCATCATAGTTGAGTCCGCAATTGATCGCGCTATCGCCGAGCATGCAGACATGATTGTCTTCCCTGAACTTGCGATAACCGGCTATTTCCTCAGGGATCTGGTGCCGGATGTTGCTTTGACTCTGAATGCCCCCGAGATTCTGCGCCTTAAAGAACTCTCCCGGCATATCGCCATTGCCGTTGGATTTGTCGAGGTTTCCGACGACTATCGCTTCTTCAACTCGGCCATTTACCTCGATGGTGGAGAAATCAGGCATATTCATCGAAAAGTATATCTTCCCACCTATGGGCTCTTTGACGAGCAGCGCTATCTCGCCCGGGGTGAGCGTTTCCGCGCGTTTGACACCCGCTTCGGGCGGATAGGGATGCTCATCTGCGAAGATATGTGGCATCTTTCCGCCCCCTACATTCTTGCCATGGATGGCGCAACGACCATTTTGTGTCTTTCCAGCAGCCCGGGGCGCGGCATCAGCGGTGATGAGAGCCTGGGGTCAACCGTCGCCTGGCAGAAGCTCACGTCCACGACGGCAATGTTCCTCAATTCTCGCGTATTCTACTGTAATCGCGTTGGCTTTGAAGACGGCGTCAACTTTTGGGGCGGATCGGAGGTTGTGGCGCCATCAGGCACGGTTACCAAGCGGGCACGTTTGTTTGACGAAGATTTGATATTTGCCCCTGTCGACGGGGGAGAGTTGCGTCGTGAACGGATATTCTCCCCGATGATGCGCGACGAGAGCTTCCCCATCACCATGAAAGAACTGCAGCGCATTGAAAAAGAAAGGGATTGCTGA
- the trmD gene encoding tRNA (guanosine(37)-N1)-methyltransferase TrmD has protein sequence MKLDILTLFPAMFEGPLTESIIRRAVEKGLLDIRLHQIRDFATDRHKVVDDAPYGGGDGMVMKVEPIAACLEAVKVDRPEARVILTSPRGRLFDDAAARELAQEQEIVVICGRYEGVDERVRELFVDDEFSIGDFVLTGGELAAMVMIDAAARFIPGVLGSPGSAESDTFSDGLLEYPQYTRPAEFQGVAVPPVLLSGNHADVARWRRHKALEETLQTRPDLLEKAVLDRDDQRYIAELKEDACR, from the coding sequence ATGAAATTAGATATTCTGACCCTTTTCCCGGCTATGTTCGAGGGGCCGCTTACCGAGAGCATTATCCGGCGCGCCGTGGAGAAAGGTCTCCTTGATATCCGGCTCCACCAGATTCGAGACTTTGCCACTGACCGGCATAAGGTTGTGGACGACGCACCTTATGGCGGTGGAGATGGCATGGTCATGAAGGTCGAGCCGATTGCCGCCTGTCTGGAGGCAGTCAAGGTCGACCGCCCTGAAGCGCGGGTGATTTTAACCAGTCCGCGCGGCCGTCTTTTCGATGATGCTGCGGCACGTGAACTGGCACAGGAACAGGAAATAGTTGTCATCTGCGGCCGTTACGAAGGGGTTGATGAGCGGGTGCGGGAACTTTTCGTGGATGACGAGTTCTCCATCGGCGATTTCGTCCTCACTGGCGGTGAGTTGGCTGCCATGGTCATGATTGATGCCGCTGCCCGCTTTATTCCCGGTGTCCTCGGGTCGCCCGGGTCCGCCGAGTCCGACACGTTCTCAGATGGCCTTTTGGAGTATCCTCAATATACTCGGCCTGCCGAATTTCAAGGGGTAGCGGTTCCTCCCGTGCTTTTGTCGGGCAATCATGCCGACGTTGCACGCTGGCGTCGCCACAAGGCCTTAGAGGAAACTCTCCAGACGAGGCCTGATCTTCTTGAAAAAGCCGTTTTGGACCGCGACGACCAACGGTATATAGCTGAACTTAAAGAGGATGCCTGCCGGTGA
- the rplS gene encoding 50S ribosomal protein L19 gives MNTIDMLELDQMKKNIPSFKPGDTVKVHVKIVEGDKSRIQAFQGVVIARQNGGIRESFTVRKISNGIGVERVFPLHSPSLDAIEVITRGHVRRAKLYYLRKLRGKAARIREKKYVAAR, from the coding sequence ATGAACACAATCGACATGCTTGAACTTGACCAGATGAAGAAAAACATCCCCTCCTTCAAGCCGGGGGATACGGTGAAGGTCCACGTAAAAATCGTGGAAGGCGACAAGAGCCGGATCCAGGCTTTCCAAGGCGTGGTTATCGCCCGTCAGAATGGTGGGATCCGCGAGTCGTTCACCGTTCGCAAGATTTCCAACGGCATAGGCGTAGAAAGGGTATTCCCCCTCCACTCTCCGTCCCTTGATGCCATCGAGGTAATTACCCGCGGCCATGTCCGCCGCGCCAAACTGTACTATCTGCGTAAACTCAGAGGTAAGGCTGCCCGGATTCGCGAGAAGAAATACGTGGCTGCCCGCTAA
- a CDS encoding YraN family protein: MSRHNISVGCEGENLAVAYLERQRYRILERNFRCKGGEIDIVARDGKDLVFVEVKTRNTGSYGPPQLAVTPFKQRQISKAALTWLAKKKEQDSGARFDVIAITFSGQEPRIEHIPNAFELAY; the protein is encoded by the coding sequence ATGTCGCGTCATAATATCTCCGTGGGGTGTGAAGGCGAGAACCTGGCTGTCGCGTACCTGGAGCGGCAGCGCTACCGGATTCTCGAGCGGAATTTCCGCTGCAAGGGGGGGGAGATCGACATTGTCGCCCGCGATGGGAAAGATCTGGTTTTCGTCGAGGTTAAAACGAGGAATACAGGTTCCTATGGGCCCCCTCAGCTTGCCGTTACACCATTCAAGCAGCGGCAGATATCAAAGGCCGCTCTGACGTGGCTTGCGAAGAAGAAGGAGCAGGATTCAGGTGCTCGTTTCGATGTGATCGCCATTACGTTCTCTGGTCAGGAACCGAGAATAGAGCATATTCCAAATGCGTTCGAGCTAGCCTATTAG
- a CDS encoding ribonuclease HII yields MSLPLFAEMDEMSLWMFEQLAFRRGFRNVAGIDEAGRGPLAGPVVAAAVILPRDVDLPGIDDSKKLSASKREELYALISARALAVGVGVADHACIDRINILQATLHAMGEAVAQLPVSADFLLIDGISNIPINIPQRTIKKGDSASISIAAASIVAKVTRDRMMVEYDQQYPGYGFAGHKGYGCSSHLAAIAELGPCPIHRKTFRGVKEHVAS; encoded by the coding sequence GTGAGTCTGCCTCTGTTTGCCGAAATGGATGAAATGTCTCTCTGGATGTTTGAGCAGCTTGCTTTCCGCAGAGGGTTTCGCAATGTCGCCGGAATTGACGAAGCCGGGCGCGGCCCCCTTGCCGGCCCTGTGGTTGCCGCGGCGGTTATTCTCCCTCGGGATGTGGACCTGCCGGGAATTGACGATTCCAAGAAACTTTCTGCATCAAAACGTGAGGAGCTATATGCCTTGATCTCCGCGCGGGCTTTGGCCGTTGGTGTCGGCGTGGCTGATCACGCATGCATTGATCGTATCAATATACTTCAGGCGACTCTCCATGCCATGGGCGAAGCTGTCGCACAGTTGCCCGTTTCCGCGGACTTCCTCCTCATCGACGGTATATCCAATATTCCTATTAATATCCCCCAGAGAACCATCAAAAAAGGAGACAGCGCCAGCATCTCGATTGCTGCTGCCTCCATTGTGGCAAAGGTCACCAGGGACCGAATGATGGTAGAGTACGACCAGCAATACCCTGGTTACGGTTTTGCCGGGCACAAGGGGTACGGTTGCTCTTCCCATCTTGCGGCAATAGCTGAACTTGGCCCCTGTCCCATTCACAGGAAGACATTCCGGGGGGTAAAAGAACATGTCGCGTCATAA